From Primulina huaijiensis isolate GDHJ02 chromosome 15, ASM1229523v2, whole genome shotgun sequence, one genomic window encodes:
- the LOC140958306 gene encoding nudix hydrolase 21, chloroplastic-like isoform X2: MELNIVGLVSRTGRNKQRYNFHGHRQVVGYKGINGKSQVDEEDIEVLVITSQRKGKGMLFPKGGWETDELIESAALRETVEEAGVVGDVECTLGKWNIKNKNNSSECHMFPLLVKEQLEFWPEKDARQRSWISVREARKVCQYWWMTEALEILVNRLRVQVKEDITDVGSFNQGGVKSKSNL, from the exons ATGGAATTGAACATAGTTGGTCTTGTTTCTCGTACTGGAAGAAATAAGCAGCGTTATAATTTTCATGGCCATCGCCAAGTTGTCGG ATACAAAGGCATCAATGGAAAATCTCAGGTGGACGAGGAAGATATTGAAGTTCTCGTTATTACATCACAGAGAAAGGGTAAAGGGATGCTGTTTCCAAAG gGAGGTTGGGAGACGGACGAGTTGATTGAGAGCGCAGCACTGCGTGAAACGGTGGAGGAAGCCGGAGTAGTGGGCGATGTTGAG TGTACATTGGGTAAATGGAATATCAAGAACAAGAACAACAGCTCCGAGTGTCACATGTTCCCATTACTTGTGAAAGAGCAACTCGAATTTTGGCCCGAGAAAGATGCACGTCAAAGATCATGG ATTAGTGTACGAGAAGCCAGAAAAGTTTGTCAATATTGGTGGATGACCGAAGCTTTGGAAATACTAGTGAATCGCCTCAGAGTGCAAGTTAAAGAGGATATAACCGACGTCGGTTCATTTAACCAGGGTGGTGTGAAATCTAAATCTAACTTATAG
- the LOC140958306 gene encoding nudix hydrolase 21, chloroplastic-like isoform X1 yields the protein MELNIVGLVSRTGRNKQRYNFHGHRQVVGCIPYRYKGINGKSQVDEEDIEVLVITSQRKGKGMLFPKGGWETDELIESAALRETVEEAGVVGDVECTLGKWNIKNKNNSSECHMFPLLVKEQLEFWPEKDARQRSWISVREARKVCQYWWMTEALEILVNRLRVQVKEDITDVGSFNQGGVKSKSNL from the exons ATGGAATTGAACATAGTTGGTCTTGTTTCTCGTACTGGAAGAAATAAGCAGCGTTATAATTTTCATGGCCATCGCCAAGTTGTCGG ATGTATTCCTTACAGATACAAAGGCATCAATGGAAAATCTCAGGTGGACGAGGAAGATATTGAAGTTCTCGTTATTACATCACAGAGAAAGGGTAAAGGGATGCTGTTTCCAAAG gGAGGTTGGGAGACGGACGAGTTGATTGAGAGCGCAGCACTGCGTGAAACGGTGGAGGAAGCCGGAGTAGTGGGCGATGTTGAG TGTACATTGGGTAAATGGAATATCAAGAACAAGAACAACAGCTCCGAGTGTCACATGTTCCCATTACTTGTGAAAGAGCAACTCGAATTTTGGCCCGAGAAAGATGCACGTCAAAGATCATGG ATTAGTGTACGAGAAGCCAGAAAAGTTTGTCAATATTGGTGGATGACCGAAGCTTTGGAAATACTAGTGAATCGCCTCAGAGTGCAAGTTAAAGAGGATATAACCGACGTCGGTTCATTTAACCAGGGTGGTGTGAAATCTAAATCTAACTTATAG